The Bacteroidales bacterium genomic sequence ACCCTCCATCCTTTCGGATAAAATTTTGTCAAGACTTTATAATCTTCATTTAAAAATATTTATTGCTTCCATAGCACAAATATAAGGTGTTTTAGGCAATAAAACAAATTTTTAAGTTAGCGTATATGCGGGAGTGCCGTGCAGTAAGTTGAATTTGAATAAGTTCCGTAGGAACGAACTTAAACCGGTTTTAGCACGTTCCTACGGAACTTTGAACAATTTCTGCAATATTCACGGCACTCCCGTGCCGTGTTACAAAGAGTCCGTCGCGATGCGACTTTTTTATACCTACATAAAAATAAATACATATTAAAATTGGAAATTTCAGCGTATTGCATTGTTATTCTGCATATTAATTTCTAAATTGAAGTGTTTAAAACAATTTTAACATCTCAAAATCAGACTGTTATAATGTGCGAAACATGAATTGTAAATCCTGTGTTCTGAATTTTCATTCTTTTAATAAACTCATCAATACCTTTTCATGAGTCATTGGAGCTTTAGAATCAGGTTTAAAGTTTGGGTTAAAAGCCTTAATTGCATTTTGTACGGCAAAGTAACTTCCTGTTCCGTAAATGAAAGGCGGTTCTCCTATGGCTTTTGATTTTAGGATTGCATGTTTATGCCCTTCAGTTTGTAAAGCTTCAATTCTGACAAATTTAGGAGCGGAATTTATATCCGGAACTTTATAGCTTGAAAGTGAGTTAGAAAGAAGGTGTCCTGTTTTGTCGTATCTGATTTCTTCCATTGTTAACCACCCGATACCTTGTATTAAAGCACCCTCAATTTGTCCTTTATCCAATAATAAATTCATACTTTTTCCGAAATCATGAACAATGTCAACAGATTCAATATCATAGGTGCCTCTTATGGTGTCAACTTTTGCAACAGTAATAGCCGTACCGTAAACATGATAGGCAAAAGGATGTCCTTTTTCTTTTGTTTTATCAAACCAAATTTCAGGTGTAGCATAATGCCCCTTTTCTGATAATTTAACGCGGTTTAAAAAGGCCTTTTCTATAAGCTTTTTCCAAGTAATTTTTGTCTTCTTCTTATTTTGATATACATATTCATTTTTAAGTTGAATATTTTCAATTTTTGTATTCAACATTTCAGATGCAGTTTGTTTTATCCTTTTTAAAAGGTCTGATGTTGCAATTTCAACAGCTTTACCGTTTAAATCTGCTCCTGAACTTGCAGCAGTCGGAGAAGTGTTGGCAACTCTTGTTGTATTTGTAGTTTCAAGTTTAATACAGTTAACTGAAACTCCAAAAACATGTGCAGCAACTTGCTTCATTTTTGTATTTACACCTTGTCCCATTTCAATTGCTCCGGTACTAATTCCTACACTGCCGTCTTGATAGATATGAACCAATGCACGTGCTTGATTCATTACTTTATTAGTAAATGAAATTCCGAAACATAAAGGTGTAACAGAAATTCCTTTTTTGAAATTTTTATTTTCTGCATTAAATTGTTTTGCAGTATTAAATTGTTTCTCAATTGAAAATAATTTATCTGCTGCTTCCCATGAATTAATTGCCTCTGCTTGAATTGCAATTTGACCGTATGGAAATTCATCCCCTTCTTTCAACAAGTTTGCAAATTGAATTTTATGAGCAGCTACACTTATTTCATTTGCTGCTTGTTGTATAGCTGCTTCAATAGCAAAGATTCCTTGTGGGCCGCCAAAACCTCTGAATGCAGTATTAGGAGGAGTATTTGTTCTGCAACTGTAAGCTGTTATTTCTGTATTCGGAACAAAGTAACTTCCTGTTCCGTGAAATAGTGTACGTTCCATAATTGCCGGAGATAAATCGGCAGAAGCACCTCCGTCCTGAATAAATTCAACTTCGAAAAATTGAATTTTAAGATTTTCTGAAAGACCTATGGTATATTCAGCAGTATAAGGATGTCGTTTACCGGTCATTCGCAAATCATCATGTCTGCTTAAACTTATTTTTACAGGTTTGTTCAGAATAAATGCAGCAAGTGTTACCATTGCGGCCCAAGGTGTTGCTTGGTCTTCTTTACCGCCAAAAGCTCCTCCCAGTCTGTTAACATCAACTTCAATTTTATTCATTGAAATACCCAGAACTTGCGATGTAATTTTTTGAACAGTTGTAGGTCCTTGTGTTGATGAATATAATGTAATACTACCGTTTTCTTTCGGTACGGCATACGCTCCTTGAGTTTCCAAGTAAAGATGTTCTTGACCTCCGGTTTTGGAATTACCTTTTATAATATATTTGGATTGTTTTCTTCCTTTTTCAATATTTCCTAATTTAAATATTCTCGGAGGTATTAAAAAATGTTCTTTTTCTTTTGCAATTTTAGGATCTGTGATAACAGGCAGTTTTTCAAACTCTGTTTCAATCAGCTTTTTTGCATCTCTTGCAATACGTTCGGATTCTGCTACAATTAATGCAATGGGTTGCCCGATAAAGTGTACTTCATTTTCTGCAAATAATGGTTCATCTTGAATAATTGCACCAATTTGATTTTCGCCCGGTATGTCTTTATAAGTCAGAATTCTTATTACACCCGGTATTGCTTCGGCTTTTTTATAGTTAACTTTTATATTTTTTGCATGAGCAACAGGTGAATCAAATACTAATCCGTATAAGGTTCCTTGTATTTTCGGTATGTCATCTAAATATATTGATTCTCCTCTTAAATGGCTTTTTGAGTCTGTATTTTTCATGAAATTTTATCTAAATGAATTTCAAAATTACAAATTATCCGGCATTTGAAAAATATTAGTATCTTTTTAATGTAAAATAATTCAAATAATAAACATATGTTCACTATCTTTGCGATTTTATAAAATTTATTTGAAAGAGCAAGCATTACGGCATGAAAGATAAACAAATTGTTTTTTATCAATATATTGTCCTAAACGAGACAGAAATGTGTTATTAATAATTTTTTAATGAAATTTTTATTAATCATCTGCCAACTTTAAAGCAAACCGGATACTATTTTAAAGGAAAAAAATTAATAACTGTTGTAAAACATATTATTAAATTTGCATAATGAACATATGTTCATTATCTTTGTACTGTTATTTTATTATTAACCCTAAAAATGGAGGTAATTATGCCCGGATTTGACAGAACAGGACCTCAAGGAAGAGGTTCAATGACAGGAAGACGAATGGGGAATTGTAGCGGTAATGCCAATGAAGAGGGTTTTGTTTACGGAAGAGGCGGACGCGGATTTGGACGCGGATTTGGACGTGGATTTGGTCGCGGAGCCGGTTTTGGAAACAAATACGGATTTGGCGGAAATCAGCAACAATTCTTAACAAACGTTACTGAAAAAACTATGATAGAGAATGATATTAATACTTTAAAGGATCAATTATCTTCTCTTGAAAAACAATTGAATGAATTAAAACAAGATGAGTAGTTTTTAGCAGGTCTTAATAAACAGACCTGCTTTTTTTTAAGTATTAATCAAACGAATAAAATTTATTAAAATGGGAATTTTTAAAAGCGGAAAAGGTACAAGACGAGGAGAAGGGAGAGGTTTAGGAAAAGGCGGCGGACAAGGAAGAAATAAAGGTGGTGCATTCGGAACAGGCGGATACTGTGTTTGTGCAAAGTGCGGTACAAAAACGGAACATCAAACCGGTATTAAATGTACAACAATTAAATGTCCGGAATGCGGACACGCAATGATAAGAGAAGAATTGTTGAATAAATAAATCATCACCGCAGGGACAGACCTGTGTGTCTGTCTGTGTGTTTAATAATTCATCAATTCAACAATTTTTTAAAAAAACAGATGAAAATAGCAATTGCCAGCGGTAAAGGCGGAACAGGAAAAACGACTGTAGCAACAAATTTAGTATCTTATTTATCAAAGAATAAAAAAGTTGTATTGGTTGATTTAGATGTTGAAGAACCAAATTCAGGTCTTTTTATTCAGGGTGAATTAGTTCATGAAGAAGATAAATTCAAAATGATTCCGGAATGGATTCAAGACACATGTACACTTTGTGGTAATTGTCAAAAAGTTTGCAACTTTCATGCAGTTATTCAATTAGGAACACAGATATTAGTTTTTCCTGAATTATGCCATTCATGCTATGCTTGTTCAGAGCTTTGTCCGACTTCTTCTTTGCCTATGAAGAAAAAGAAAATGGGAGAGTTGAAAGAGTATAAAGATAATAATTTGTCATTTATTGAAAGTCGATTAGTAATCGGAGAAGAACAAGCCGTTCCATTGATTCATCAGACATTAAAATATGTTGAAGAGAAGTTTGATAATAATATTATTAAGATATTTGATGCACCGCCGGGAACATCATGCCCGGTAATTGAAGCAACCAAAGATGCTGATTTTATTTTGTTAGTTACGGAACCGACACCTTTTGGATTACATGATTTGAAACTGGCAATTGATACAATGAAGGAATTAAAAAAAGAATTCGGTGTAATAATAAACAGAAACGGGGTAGGAAATAACGATGTTGAAAATTTTTGTATAAATGAAAATATTCCGATTATTGCAAAAATTCCTGACAGCAGAAAAATTGCAGAATTATATTCTTCCGGTAATTTACTATATGATGAAATTGAAGAAGTTAAAGTTGAGTTAAAGAAAATTGAAGAGTTTATTTCCGGCTTATTTGTCCGGAAAGTCAGGGTTTGACTAATATAATAAATAGTAAAAATGTTAAAAGTCTTACTATGTGCTAATTAGCACAGTCAAGCCCTGACTATCTTCTTCAGAGTTGACTTTATGGATAGACTCTAATCAGATAAACAAATAACCGATAAAAAAAAATTATAAAAAGTTGAATGTCTAATATCTTTTATCTCACATCTAAATAAAGAATGAAAGAAATAGTAATAATATCCGGAAAAGGCGGAACTGGTAAAACATCAATAACAGCAGCATTTGCTGTTCTCGGTAAAGATAAAGTTGTGGTTGCTGATTGTGATGTGGATGCAGCAGATATGCATTTGTTAATGAAACCTGATTTTGGAAAAAGTGAAGAGTTTTTCAGCGGAGAATTAGCTGTAATTAATCAAGAAGATTGTATTCAATGCGGAAAATGTGCAGAAGTCTGTCGTTTTGACGCAATTCCGTTTGAGAATAATACATATATTGTTGATGAATTAAGTTGTGAAGGTTGCGGATATTGTGCAAGAGTTTGCCCGACTGAAACTATCAT encodes the following:
- a CDS encoding molybdopterin-dependent oxidoreductase — translated: MKNTDSKSHLRGESIYLDDIPKIQGTLYGLVFDSPVAHAKNIKVNYKKAEAIPGVIRILTYKDIPGENQIGAIIQDEPLFAENEVHFIGQPIALIVAESERIARDAKKLIETEFEKLPVITDPKIAKEKEHFLIPPRIFKLGNIEKGRKQSKYIIKGNSKTGGQEHLYLETQGAYAVPKENGSITLYSSTQGPTTVQKITSQVLGISMNKIEVDVNRLGGAFGGKEDQATPWAAMVTLAAFILNKPVKISLSRHDDLRMTGKRHPYTAEYTIGLSENLKIQFFEVEFIQDGGASADLSPAIMERTLFHGTGSYFVPNTEITAYSCRTNTPPNTAFRGFGGPQGIFAIEAAIQQAANEISVAAHKIQFANLLKEGDEFPYGQIAIQAEAINSWEAADKLFSIEKQFNTAKQFNAENKNFKKGISVTPLCFGISFTNKVMNQARALVHIYQDGSVGISTGAIEMGQGVNTKMKQVAAHVFGVSVNCIKLETTNTTRVANTSPTAASSGADLNGKAVEIATSDLLKRIKQTASEMLNTKIENIQLKNEYVYQNKKKTKITWKKLIEKAFLNRVKLSEKGHYATPEIWFDKTKEKGHPFAYHVYGTAITVAKVDTIRGTYDIESVDIVHDFGKSMNLLLDKGQIEGALIQGIGWLTMEEIRYDKTGHLLSNSLSSYKVPDINSAPKFVRIEALQTEGHKHAILKSKAIGEPPFIYGTGSYFAVQNAIKAFNPNFKPDSKAPMTHEKVLMSLLKE
- a CDS encoding DUF5320 domain-containing protein, which encodes MEVIMPGFDRTGPQGRGSMTGRRMGNCSGNANEEGFVYGRGGRGFGRGFGRGFGRGAGFGNKYGFGGNQQQFLTNVTEKTMIENDINTLKDQLSSLEKQLNELKQDE
- a CDS encoding ATP-binding protein, with protein sequence MKIAIASGKGGTGKTTVATNLVSYLSKNKKVVLVDLDVEEPNSGLFIQGELVHEEDKFKMIPEWIQDTCTLCGNCQKVCNFHAVIQLGTQILVFPELCHSCYACSELCPTSSLPMKKKKMGELKEYKDNNLSFIESRLVIGEEQAVPLIHQTLKYVEEKFDNNIIKIFDAPPGTSCPVIEATKDADFILLVTEPTPFGLHDLKLAIDTMKELKKEFGVIINRNGVGNNDVENFCINENIPIIAKIPDSRKIAELYSSGNLLYDEIEEVKVELKKIEEFISGLFVRKVRV